In the Streptomyces formicae genome, one interval contains:
- a CDS encoding flavin reductase family protein encodes MLGRCPTGVALITAPAPRPGADPLGMVVGTFTSVSLDPPLVGFLPARTSTTWPLIRAGGRFCGNVLSAGQRGVCEAFVTKSPHRWDLPHRWSPSGCPLLLDAVAWVDCATYAQSDAGDHWFVTGSVRALGTGHQGPPLVFLGGRYGTYAPQSGHRDQTPGPMTA; translated from the coding sequence GTGCTGGGGCGCTGTCCCACCGGTGTCGCCCTGATCACCGCACCTGCCCCGAGGCCGGGCGCGGACCCGCTCGGAATGGTCGTCGGCACCTTCACCTCGGTCTCCCTCGATCCACCCCTGGTGGGCTTCCTGCCCGCGCGCACCTCGACGACCTGGCCGCTGATCAGGGCCGGGGGCCGGTTCTGCGGCAACGTGCTGAGCGCGGGGCAGCGCGGTGTGTGCGAGGCGTTCGTCACGAAGTCGCCGCACCGCTGGGACCTTCCCCACCGCTGGTCGCCCTCGGGCTGCCCCCTCCTGCTCGACGCCGTCGCCTGGGTCGACTGCGCGACGTACGCGCAGTCCGACGCGGGCGACCACTGGTTCGTCACGGGCTCGGTGCGAGCGCTGGGCACCGGTCACCAGGGCCCGCCGCTGGTCTTCCTGGGCGGCCGCTACGGCACGTACGCGCCGCAATCCGGCCATCGGGACCAGACGCCGGGACCGATGACCGCCTGA